The following nucleotide sequence is from Ochotona princeps isolate mOchPri1 chromosome 24, mOchPri1.hap1, whole genome shotgun sequence.
gaTTCTTCAGTAATATAAATTGTGCTTTTGAGTCATCTTTTGTTTTGGTCATTTTACTTCTGATTATCAGATTCATCTCTATGGGGCAGATTtccaagctctgtcacccacaggtctgcaactCAAGTTTACTTATTCTGGTTGGTACATGGTTGTTCGTTTGCAGTCACTTTTACCACTTCCTTCAGCTAGTCTCATATCTgtgctcttatgttagacttctaccatggtctgCGTATCTCAGCTCCTGGCCCACCACTCTCTATTTCCTGTAACCCTGCACTATTCTTGCACCATTGTCTGTTGAATGCTTCTCCCAGTTTCAGTTCACGTAATTCCCAAGATGATAGCATATGTGCAGCACACCCTTGTCCCTAGAGTggcaaagcttttgccacactgtaccaAATGACAGCTCATGTGAAATTTGtggagttcttcatctgctggccattaggtctgggggccacctgGACCCATTTTGGGTGAAACTTGAAGGATGGTACATTGTTGTAGTTCATTGAGCCACAAATGTGTTCACTTACAACTTAGTTCATGCACAGTTCTGTCTCATAGCCATTACCTCCCTACACAAGAGGGCACTCGATTTGGCTTTAGTGGACTTAGTTtataaaatccaccctgttcctgcaccacctatttgaaatttgctgctctgtctctactcctggtcaactcaaacaaaccagcaggttgGGCAATGCTTtgactgggttcacctcctgagttttCAAGGAGTCCCGCTTCTCACTTAGTTTCTggtggatttctggctcctggtgcagttcagatcaccacttgctgaatgctactGATGTATTCAGTCACTGTAGCACCACACCATTGTATTCACTGCTTTACTATGTCTATTAGTCTCCAAATGCCCCTCTGGTGttagtctgtcctctcctatttcctggtagGTGTCCTCTCTGCTTGACCCTGGCTAATATttgtctatttaaatgtgtcatagCCTTATTCCACCAGCTTGATTTTCTCCAGTCCCATTTCTTACACAAaagaatgggtgctgtggcccacccCAATCCTGTCCTCCACATAGttagccctcatgtacaccattgGGAGCTATAGTCCATTCAGAGTGACCTCCAAAAACTTCCACTGAGCTGGACCCGAGTCCTAgtttctgtgtctgccagcatgtgcaatgaattggtccagtctgtcttacCTTcccttcagctcttgtacacataattggccattgaagcctaactcatctcagctgactccaccctccaccccacacTCTTGCCAGTGGATATCAGCACCTGTCTAGTCaggtctgcctccagccctggttctcaggaaaaagctattttttaaaagaagttgaaCAAAGCACTGTTTTACCCAgagtagcaaagaaaagcaagagaaaaaacaagttaatttagaaataaaaaaaaaaacatcctaaTAAACCTGTCagttgatctcttcttgctgtttGGATTCTTTGATCACTGTGTGCTGTTCTTTAttgctttaaatgttttacaGTCTAGCATGAGCCCCTCACATCGGCATTTGCCAGTTGGTGTTCTACCATGGCTCAGCCTTGCTTTCCTCCTCCCGTCCTGgccataatgtgaactggttggtattgTGGTCCAACTTGTCCAACCCACACTGCATTGttgtgctcagattcgccagagGGTCATATGAATTGGCCcatcctggcttgccccagacctgagccataaactggcctggtcttggctgcttCCTGCATTGAATCTTgtgtttacctgcagggactgtgtaccaacagaggagttccctaagctcctcccTCAGATACTGTTCCAgtgccaggtctctcacatacagGTGGCTCCATGCCCAGCCAACATAAATATACCCTATCCtaacaggaacaatggcctttcctgacctgaCCTCACACATTGTTGGGTGCTTAGCCCAccaaagcctggtccacacccaggcaTGGCTCACGCATGGCTGTCCTttatccaccctggttctcatgagcaccagtgagtTCTGAATTGTAATCTAGTCTGTCACACACCATATGTAGTCCACACCATTGCTGAGGtacattgcagccatgtccagaccagattacAGCCCCCACTCTAACCTCACACTCACCAGATATGACATTATTCAGCCTGGGCATCCCCTTAACTCTGCAACCAGGCTTGTTCTCAGGCACAGATGATGTGCATGGCACTCGTTGCTCTGGTCCAGCTTGGTATATCTCCTCCCCTGTCTTGCGCTTTGCCTTCAGATGCCGTAGCCTAGCCTGACTTGGCTTGTCCTACTCACAACTTTTGTAGGTAGTGCTGCATCCAGGCCTTACTCAGTCTATTCCCATCTCTGCCTCATGTAAACTGGTAGGTATGATAGccaagcctggcatgacccaaacTACTGCATAGTTTTTGCATTTGTTATTtcgttaaggtttgcttggccttgcCTGTTCCACAGCCTTTCAAAACCATTCTACACTTGTCATTGGGTGGAGCTACCATGCAAAGCATGCCCATTATCCAGACCTGAGACATGTGTTCACTAGCGAgaactatggcccaccaggggagtttccaatGTTCCTCACCTTGTCCAATTCCAGACCTAGATCCCACACATGCCAGGTGGTATAGATCCATACCTGGCATAGCTTTCCTTTTCATCCCAGCCTTTTCATGAGCTGGTTAAtgttttggcctggtctgccccatacCCTGTTTTGTGGTGCATATACAGGTGCTGCAACTGGAACCTGCTGTGCCTGTTCCTACCCCCACTATCCATGAGTGCCAgcaggtttcatggtcatgcctagctcagcccagcactATCCCAAATCTTCGGCTAACCAGCAGTAGTTGTGATCCCACAGGATTAGGCCCACATATCACCCACAGAATCGACCCCTGGACCTGCTTCTCTATTGTGCTGGTGTCATGGGCCAGCCTAATATTACCATTCCCCTATGATGGCACTGACTGTCGGATACTGTGATctaatcctgccaggaaggaccctagccctagcttttgtgtgagctggcatgtggtggtcagcagtgtttcatgctaacaagcccaactcagttCTGCCATTTTGCAGTCCATCAGCCAGACCCAGACCTAGCCTCTCCCTCCATATGGTCAGCTCTcaagtacaatggccttgttGCTGGGAGTTCCTCAGGAATCATTTCTTAATGCAACAAACTCCCTGAGTGGTCCTGCCTTCCCCATATCCCTTTGCCCCTTTCCCTAATGAATCCACAATCATTGTGCCCATCAGTGCCTGGGTTCTCCAGCTCAACCTTTGCAAGCGTAGTGAGTGGTGTGCTGGTCCAGAGCTCTACCTGCCCACCGATGTCCCAAGCTCCTGGTACATGCACTAGCCTATTGCTTTACCCCTTTGCCCACCCATAATTCATGCCTATTGAAGTATTCCAGGCCTGGTCAACAAGCACACCAGGGCAGCATATTGccctgtggctctgcctgcccctATCCTCACCTCACCTGGCACTAAGAACATGAGGAATACCCAGGTTTGCTTGCCTGCTTAGATGTGAACTCTAAGGCCCTCATGTGCCCTGCTGTGATATGTCCTCCTCCCCCTACCAAGCCCATATCCTCAGACTCCCATGAGCTGTTACAGACCCCTCAGCATCTCAGCAAAGGAATGtcagttttaaaattctgtatcccccatttcctcaatgtattcctcagatTACTTCACAGTTGAtaaaattttttacttctttttgtggGGGAGGCattataatattcattgtgcctgtctcttcttttgttcttggtcattgcacttctgattAGATTTCTCTTAGGTTGTTTTCTAAGTTGCGTCACCATGGGTCTACAGTTCATTTTAAGGAATGTGTTTAGTACtctgttcttcatttgcagtcacttgtgccattctatCTAGTGAGTTTCAGTCAAGGGCCCTTTCATTGCAAAAATGGAGAAAAGGTCATTGATGGTCCATTCTAGCAATGGCCTCTGTATGTGGTTGTGCAATTGCTCAGTATTTGTTctggaaaactaaagaaaatgctGAGGGAATGCTTCCTTGTTGAGAACCCTGAGGACTTTCACTGTCCTGATTCAGAGATTGTAATTCCGTcacataaattttgcttttcattatcatttctttttttttctttctcctgtagcactctttcctttccttacCCCAGTATGTGAAGCATTGAATATCAGTAGGTACCCCAGAGATGTTACAGATTTTTTGAAAACCTTTGTTGAAAAGATTAAAGAAGAACGTCTCAAAGATAACAAAAAGGTAAATCTGATGCTACTTGTATGAGGatgttcttttttcccccaggttTTGGGGTTTCAACCATATGATCGTTTTGAGATATAGTATTAAGATGATGACTCAGGCCACTCAGAGAGCAGCCGCAGTGCTGAGCTCCTGATGGACTTCTGATATGGGGTTATCTTGTCTTTGACCTCTCTTTCAGCACCGAGTGGACTTTCTGCAACTCATGATTGACTCCCAGAATTCCAAGGAAGTTGATTCCTACAAAGGTAACCAAGAATGCATGGGAAGCTCAGAGGGAGAAATGGCTGTGTCAgatggtagatttattttcagaattctgaagaaTTTCCATGTTGTCCTGTGTAATTGTTGCTGGAAATCTGAATTTTTCATGAGCTCCTAGGTGCAGTTCATCATTGGACTACATTCTAAATGTCACAATTTTATTTGTAGCCCCTTCTTGTCCCCTTAATTTAACTCACATATACGTAAGTGAAACATCCTTTAGTTTTTATACAGTAAAATCTTATTATTTTACACTCagtgtttacaaatattttaagtagAATTTAATGTATTTTCCTTAAGGACAATGCTACCACATATTATCCAAATGGTGTACAGGTTGCACTGTGCACGTGTGACAGGGAAGCTTTCTCCTGACATCACCTAACTGAATTTCTGGTAAGGATAGTGTAATAAAGAGAGGATAGCAGTGCATGGGATAGGCTGGGATAAAGTGAActcaaggaaatattttatttcctgaCTCTGTGTGAATAACATTCATCTGTTGACattgaatttcttctttatttttttttctttttaaaaatgtctattggAAATGctactcagatttacagagtaaaaaaaagacagaaaagacttgaaccactgattcactctctaagggccacaatggcaagagtttAGCCAATCCTAAACCGAGAGTCAGGGGCTTTTTCATACTCTCCCTTGCCATTGCATAACCCTTACCTTTGATcctactctgttgctttcccaggctgtaagcagggagctagatgggaagtagaagagctggGATAAGTCCTGGCAGTGTGATGCTGGCAATGGGAGGTGaagcattagccaattgagccaacctGCTGGGTACTTTACGTTTTTTTCCTACAAGAATTTTGAAACGTTTGAGATCTTTTTGTtcctttaagtatttatttattcaaaataagaattaaagTGGGAACCAGAGAGTGAGTATTCCTCCATCTCTGGTTGATTCCACACAtgactgccatggctggggctgggcagggataatccaggaacctggaaatctaCTGTGCATGTTCAGAGGCACAAGTAGTGTAGCCATATATTTATTCCTTTTCAGAATCACTACCTCAATGCTgaactggaatcaggaacctAGACATGAATTCAGCAGTCAAATGCAATGCTGTCTctgtaggcagtagcttaacttgatGTACAGTAACATCTGTTCATATATGGATTTTTTCATCTACTCTAGGGTGATTCACAATGACCTattttgcttaaaatgtttttcttctcttgttaGCTCTGACTGATACAGAATTGGTAGCCCAgtcaattgcttttctttttgctgGCTATGAGACCACTAGCAATATTCTTTCTTTCATCATGTATTTATTGGCCACTCACCCTGATGTtcagcagaagctgcagcagGAGGTTGATGCAGCTTTTCCCAATAAGGTGAGTGAATGAGTGGTACTTGGGATGGGTTCACTGTGGGGCAGGAGTAGTGTCTTGATAAAATGCCTCCAGAGCACTGTTCAGGGGACTTCTTGCAAAGTATGCAGTGAAGATACTTCATTTACCAGTAAAGGAATAATCTAAACAGAAAAACTCATGGGGAAAAAGGGCTGAAGGTGCTACTTACAGAACTACAACAACTTCGTAAATCAGTGTTTGTCCTATGTGTCAGTTACAATAATCCACAAAGGCACCTAGAAGGAGTCTTTGTTACTCAAGTCTGTGGCCATTAGGTCTGCTTCATTTGGCTGGATTTTGTTTGTAGAGCTGTTGCATGAGTGAAGCTGCCAAGGGCTGTTCAGGGCTGGCCAGGGTGGCAGACTCTGTTCTGTTTCCTGCCATTCTCATTCTCCATTCACACCACCAGTGTTAAAGAAGACATGAGATGATCCAGGGTGTGTGCTGTCGATTTTGCGATTGTGAAGGAGCCTGGAATCTAGTGTGGCATGGCTGTTTGATGGCCAGATAAACACAGCCTTAAGCTATGCATAAGGGACTGTTCTAGAAATAATATGTGGAGTgaaagtgttttcttttctctgtagaacCTCACTTGACCTGAATTTATTgtcatattaatatatatataatgggtaTCTAGTAGGACAATTAGAAAAACCacttctttcttcatttattttaagagacaaatgcagagaaaggaaaaagagaaggagggatagggagatatttcattttcttgccaCTCCTTTATGTCCACAATGCCAAGTGTGACATCAGGATGAAGGCAAGAGTCAGAGTTGCTGATGGTCTCCCTTAATGGTGACCAGGACAGAAAGTCCTGGAATGCACTATGTTGCCATTTCCAGATCATTACCTGTGAGAtggatgaaaatgaaatagataccTCCTGACCTTCATGAGGGATGGtgtcattgcaagtggtggcttcacctgctacatGCCAAGCTTGGCCCTTTCCAATATTTTATATGGGGTCAAAGCAGTTTCTAACCAGCATTTTTGAGGAGAAAATTCTGAGGCAGATTAAGGAATTTTCTGCTTTTAATGTTCCATTTTGTTGGCAGTGCTGTAGCCTCTTTTTGAGAGGTGACTGTGactttgcatatttttttaagcacagtgttctactctgtcttttcaaaaatgatttgtcatttttttaaattgaaaattggatatacagagaggagcagagacagaggggaagatcttcaatctaatgattgattctccaagtggctgcaacagccagaaatgagccagtctgaagccaggagccaggagcttcttttgggttgcccatgcaggtgcagagtcccaaggccttgggctgtcctcaactgctgtcccaggccacaagcagggacctggaggagAAGTGGGGATGCCCTAtttagatccagcacccatagaggaccccggcacatgcaaggtgagttcTTTAGCCATTAAGCAACCACACCATGCCCAATGTTTATCTCTTTCATACGCACGAGGCAGCATGAGTGTTGTAAGGCCATGCTCATGTTTTCTGGGCCTGGTTAGGGGTTTGTCTCAAAATCTCCTTGTTCACAACTACTTTCCACATCTGAATGCACTGTTCATTAAACAGGATGGAGGACACATCTGTTTTAATTTCAAATCTCATTTTGtcaaaatctgtttctttctaCCCAGACACTTGTCACATCTGATGCTGTcatgcagatggaatatctggACATGGTGGTGAATGAATCATTCAGATTATACCCAGTTGGCAGCAGAATCAATAGGACATGCAAGAAAGACGTTGAAATAAATGGGGTATTCATTCCCAAAGGGACAATTGTGGCAATTCCGATGTATGTCCTCCACCGGAATCCAAAGTACTGGACAGAGCCTTGTGAATTTTGCCCTGAAAGGTACAGGATCCCTGGAAAGGGGAACCTATGTTGAAACAATTTAGTGCAAGCATATGTGGTAAATCTGTGTGAAGACAAGGAACGCGTGAGAACAGAATCATTTGTGTCCATTATTTTTAGAAGCTTTTCTTATGGAGAAATAAtgattgttttcaaaattgttCAAAGTGATAACTGGAGAAAGGGTACTATTGTCATCCTTAAATCCAAACCTTTGTTGCATCTGGTGAGCTTAAATTACACAGGAGGCTCTGAAAATGCTATGCAATTTTCTATTAGGGACTTGAGTGTGTGAATTGTGTGTTATTGTGGATCCTGGATGCTGTCTTCTACTGATATACATAgaaagtatatacatataaatattcatatagtttttgcaatatttgcatttagctgTAATTTATTAACTATAGTTTATTTTAGGTgtacagtcttttaaaaattctttccagtTTTCCTATGCTAATTACTTTGACTGTGAAATGTCGCAGTACTTATAGAAAAGCTTTCCACCTTGAATCTGGTGGACTCTTCCTGTAAAGCAATTGTAAAACCACAGGCTGTGCTAATGAGAAGTCCTCATTGCGGATGGACAGAAGAGTCTGTCAGGTCAGAAGAGTCTGGGTACCCTGATCCTGGTTCTAGTTGCTATCTTCTGGCAGCCAACAAACTTACTTAACAGTGAGTGAATCCTTCTTTCAGTGTGAAGTCACTGGCTCTCAAAGCTGTTTGCTACTCTTGGAAGTAGTAATATAGGTCAGGTTTGGGATATTGTACACTTTGGAAATGGTTGCTCAGCTACCATTGTTGTTTTggtaaggaaaatgaagaaatttgtaGAACACTGGCTGGCAAGTCAGAAGTCTTGGGATGCAGACATTTTTATTACATACAGATGGATTTTCTGTTGACAGAAATTTTGTTGTGGGCATGTTGTCCCTACTGATGGCACAGAATGCTCATGTGGTAATTATAAGTCAAGTAAATTAGTGGTCACATAATCCTTTGTTTTCAAAGCCATGAATTCTTTGTATCCTGAGGCCAGGATTTCTACTTTCTGTAGCTTCGTTCATGTTCGGCGATAAGTACATAGGGTTCTCTTCGATTGCTTTAGTCACCAACCTTTAAGTGTCAGTGCTTGGGCCAAACAATGAGAACATTGGATGTTATCAATGTTGAAGCTGGAGAATGTTTGAAATATTCCCATATGTAATAGAGAAATGCAAGTCTATGGGGGCACTTCTACTGCATCTGCATGGGCCTAATATTTGTACAAATACCCACAACCTATGTCAGCTCTCTCATACACTACATTGCTCTGATGATATGCTATTGTGACTAAAATATTTACTGCCCTCCCTCTGTTGGTAAGATATTGTGAGCAAAGCAACCAATAGTGCCCCAGTGCATTGGCATAGCAGCTGAagtttttgccttgcacacaccgggatttcatgtgagtgctggttagtgtctggaagccctgtttcctatctcactccttgcttgtgtccAGGGAGGCAATCAAGGATGGAACAGGGTGTTGTGAAccggcactcatgtggaagacttagaGGAGACTTCTGGTTCTtgtctttgaattggctcagctacagcaattgtggccactttgggagtgaaagagcagatggggatctccctctctgtcactcctcctatatgtatatctgacttcccaataaaaaatgatagattaatctttcaaaaaggaaaaaacctaTAGAAACCTAAGAATATTGTACAAAACTGTAactctattttaaaatcaaagaacaatATTCCATGGTCATTCTCCCAGTATAAACATTATCTTCTCAATACCATGAACTATCCATAAATAAATGATGGCtttatattcaaataatttttttaaaagatttattatttttattacaaagtcagatatacagagaggaggagagacagagaggaagatcttctgtccgatgattcactccacaagtgagctgcaacgggctggtgcgcgccgatctgaagtcgagaaccaggaacctcctcctggtctccaatgtgggtgcagtgccccaaagcattggaccgtcctcaactgctttcccaggccacaagcaggaagctggatgggaagcatggctgccgggattagaaccggcgcccatatgggatcccggggcattcaaggcgaggactttagctgctatgccacgctgccgggccctatattcaaataatttatgACCTGATTGAAGAGATACATATCACTGATGTTATTGAAGTATGATAGCATCAAATGTCATGTCAGTATCTCACTTAAACAATTATGGCAAGAGAGAAGGAGTATGCTGGTGGGGAGTAATGTCAAGGAGTATTTGATGGAGAATTTGGAAAGAGAATAAGACTATGGATACGGAGTGTAGTGAAAGAAAGGTGAAAGAGAATGAGGAGGAAGACAGGTGGGAAGGAGGTTGGAGTAGAGAGAAAATAGGGGTAGTTTAGTTTAGATACCAAGAGGCATCATCTTCCTTAGTTAACATATGTCCATATGGTTGTCAGTTGAAGCAGGAACCCGCTTTCCCTTCCACCATTCTTACTTCTCATATGTGTTCCAAAATGTGATCTCATCACCACCTTCAACATAATTTTAAAGTGCAAAGGTAAGTGTCTTTTTAAATAGCACTCACATTATCTCACCAGCGAGACAGAAAAGTCCTGTGTGGTGAGGGTAATTGCTAACTGGAACAGCTCTCGAATATAGAACTCTTAAAGCTCAATAACAGTAAGATTTGAATGGCCAAGCCATAATTATTTCAAAGGTCCAATTGATAACTCCAGCTAAGTGATTCTTGTGGTTCTACACATCACTAACGTGTGCTCATTTCTGTTGTGGAATCAGGttcaataagaaaaacaaggacaaaatCAATCCTTACACATACCTTCCCTTTGGAGCTGGTCCTCGAAGTTGCATTGGCATGAGGTTTGCTCTCATAAATGTAAAACTTGCTCTCGTCAGATTAATACAGAACTTCTCCTTCAAGCCTTGTGAGGAAACTCAGGTTAGTGTACTTCATGTAATGAGAATGCTTttctggcattttttaaaaaaactgaacacTGTTGTGTTCGAATAGAATATTTTGTCATTACATCATTAGGTTTGGTTCTGCTTTTCCTACATCCCTGAATGCTGCCCTAAATCTATACTCTTAAGTGTCACTTTTGTCcttgaataaatcttcaataatGTGTTTTAGGGGGCTCATCCCACTGATAGCATGCAAAAAACATGCTTTAAGAATGATTTGACTTTGATTTGGAATTTACTTGAAACAATATTACCAAGAGATCTGTGTATTTCTCCAATGCATGTGTATAAATggaatttcaaatttaaatatgatCACTTGTTATGTTCATAGTAAACAATGATCTTCTGCCTTCATGTCCATTAATGTGAGAATTTATAGAACAGAATCAGTGAGAATCAATAGCTCATTATATTTGATCATCAGCATCACATGTGTCAGGTTTGTTTCAGAACTTCAATGTGACGATCAAGATAGATGAGAACTAATCTGTGACTTTGCCTATGCCTTAGGAGGCAAATTAATTGTTATATTTTGATGTTCTGAAGTACATACTTTCGTAACCCTCAGGTGAATATTAGCATTTTTACAATTAGTTTTGATTTGGTGTTTTTAATTCCTCTCCCAGGATGTTTCAGTTTATAGCCTTCTTGATTCTATCTTCAAATGCCAACTGTTAATGCCATGAAAATGCAGTAACAGAGGTTTGAACTGCCATGTGATTGTGTGGAATGGCTGCTAAAAATCCCAGTTCCAGTGGTTGTCAGGAGCTGTCCAGTgttcatctttttccatctttctctggatTTGGTCCTGTGTTGAGCTATTGCAGAGTGTCATTACAGAGTATGGGCACATCGATTCCTGCTAGGGAAGGCCTTAAGAAACTTATGTCTAGAGTTTAAGTTGCATTTAATATTCATCTCCTTGACCTCAGTATGTTTTCTGCAGAGGAACCTAGGAGGGTAGAATTGGTCACCAGCTGAAATTCAGTGTGTAAGTTTATAAGTGTGTGAAGAAATGGAGTcatcacttgggaaagcaggtctCTGCCACACGTGCTATGGGATACCTCCTCCTTGGCAGGCTTCCAGTCATCTTCACACTGCTCTTCCTCATGTCTGTGAGGAGTTGATGCAGCTTGTCTTTACTGAGATGAGACCTACTGCATGCTTTCCCACACTAAATGAATAGATCCCTGATAATGGAGCTAAGAGGATTCAAGAAAGCTCTTCAGAACTTCAGAATTCCCGCATTTACAATTCATAGTACAGTTGGAAAACAAGAGGGAATGTTAGAAACAAAAAGcacatattttcttttgcatCCTTAAATGCAATTGACTTTTCCATAAGGTCAGAATTATTTATACACTTGAAATATGTTATCCACTCAAGAGTAATTTACGTTTCAACATAGAAAAATTAACTTCATGAGACTTTTCTAAATGTGTCAACCATATGGTCAGGAATGATGTTAGCATTTTTCTGTATCATTATTCTTGtagcttttctgttttgcttctgttATTGATTGTGTTTAATTTTCTGTTCCTTTGTATGTTTACTTCATTGTTGCAGATGCCCCTTAAATTAACCACACAAGGAATCCTCAAGCCTGAGAAGCCCATTATTCTAAAGATTGTGTCAAGAAATTGAACTGTACATTGTGCTTGATTATCTGTGGAGTTCGTCTTTGCTGTTCATGAAAGATGTACACAAACCACCAGAGACCTCAATGCATTTTCATAATAATGGTTGGAAATAATGTTGTAACTAAGCTGTGGCACACAAAGAAGCATTGCAGGGAATGGGCACATACAACCATCTGTGTGTGCAGAGTACTTTCTTTTGTGTAATAGAGAGGAGCTGACTAAATCAGTGCCAGATATGTAGATTCAAACACTCTGGTTCTTGTtgatcctctctcttcctcttcttttagtCTTCTCATCACTTGCTTAGCTGGATCACACAATATAACATTCTTAGTAGTTTACCAATAATACtaaaaacaaagatttgaatAAATGAGGTCACCCAAGTAGtgacatttgtattttttcttgcttGTATTTACTAGAATAACCATTAAACATGccaatttctttaaatattttttcttctaatacATTCTTGCTATTTAAATGGCA
It contains:
- the LOC131483202 gene encoding cytochrome P450 3A6-like isoform X1 — protein: MSDISLETWVLVATSLVLLYLYGTSTHGLFKKLGIPGPTPLPFLGTLMEYRKVIHAPFDMKCLTKYGNMWGLYDGRQPVLVITDPEMLKTVMLKECYSSFTNRRSFGPMGFMKSSITDSKDEEWKRIRTLLSPTFTSGKIKEMLPIIAHYGDVLVKNLSQEAEKGKPVNLNKIFEAYSMDVITATLFGVNLDSLRNPHDPFLKNLRRLLNLNFFSPLLFSVTLFPFLTPVCEALNISRYPRDVTDFLKTFVEKIKEERLKDNKKHRVDFLQLMIDSQNSKEVDSYKALTDTELVAQSIAFLFAGYETTSNILSFIMYLLATHPDVQQKLQQEVDAAFPNKTLVTSDAVMQMEYLDMVVNESFRLYPVGSRINRTCKKDVEINGVFIPKGTIVAIPMYVLHRNPKYWTEPCEFCPERFNKKNKDKINPYTYLPFGAGPRSCIGMRFALINVKLALVRLIQNFSFKPCEETQMPLKLTTQGILKPEKPIILKIVSRN
- the LOC131483202 gene encoding cytochrome P450 3A6-like isoform X2, with the protein product MSDISLETWVLVATSLVLLYLYGTSTHGLFKKLGIPGPTPLPFLGTLMEYRKGVLDLDMKCLTKYGNMWGLYDGRQPVLVITDPEMLKTVMLKECYSSFTNRRSFGPMGFMKSSITDSKDEEWKRIRTLLSPTFTSGKIKEMLPIIAHYGDVLVKNLSQEAEKGKPVNLNKIFEAYSMDVITATLFGVNLDSLRNPHDPFLKNLRRLLNLNFFSPLLFSVTLFPFLTPVCEALNISRYPRDVTDFLKTFVEKIKEERLKDNKKHRVDFLQLMIDSQNSKEVDSYKALTDTELVAQSIAFLFAGYETTSNILSFIMYLLATHPDVQQKLQQEVDAAFPNKTLVTSDAVMQMEYLDMVVNESFRLYPVGSRINRTCKKDVEINGVFIPKGTIVAIPMYVLHRNPKYWTEPCEFCPERFNKKNKDKINPYTYLPFGAGPRSCIGMRFALINVKLALVRLIQNFSFKPCEETQMPLKLTTQGILKPEKPIILKIVSRN